In one window of Lolium rigidum isolate FL_2022 unplaced genomic scaffold, APGP_CSIRO_Lrig_0.1 contig_11182_1, whole genome shotgun sequence DNA:
- the LOC124680262 gene encoding uncharacterized protein LOC124680262, with product MFDVIKWDILSYCVSMHIKAKKKDNVLWRVIAVYGSAYEEHKLEFINELHNIMACWNGPTLIGGDFNLIREKCEKNTGNINQHWANLFNDWINKFNLMEIKNPSRQFSWANNQDNLVMALLDRVFVTTCWDSLFPASSLASKARVGSDHTPLVVDTGPLKIPCTKQFRFEKWWLNIEGFDQMVAKFWQAPCHLQKSIDRWNFKIRNTRKDLKGWAANIESAQRKNKQSLVAEYDLLDIIAETQSLSPVSKKRMNDISVELTKIWSNEEIKARQRSRERYILEGDRNTAYFHSVTNQRRRKKQICQLQGDEGMVEDNKGFVETLGLQLCSVEDSAERRGKRRADVYAEQGGGSGQDATTAIVAGT from the exons ATGTTTGATGTAATTAAGTGGGATATTCTTTCATATTGTGTGTCTATGCAcatcaaagcaaaaaaaaaagataatgtcCTTTGGAGAGTTATTGCTGTGTATGGCTCTGCATATGAGGAACATAAACTAGAGTTTATTAATGAATTGCATAATATCATGGCTTGTTGGAATGGTCCTACCCTTATTGGTGGTGATTTCAATCTCATTAGAGAAAAGTGTGAGAAAAACACTGGGAACATCAACCAACACTGGGCTAATCTTTTTAATGATTGGATCAATAAATTCAATTTGATGGAGATTAAAAATCCTAGTAGGCAATTCTCTTGGGCTAATAATCAAGATAATTTGGTTATGGCTTTACTAGATAGAGTTTTTGTTACTACCTGTTGGGATTCCCTTTTCCCTGCTAGTAGTCTAGCCTCTAAAGCTAGGGTTGGGAGTGATCATACCCCCCTTGTTGTGGACACTGGGCCTTTGAAAATTCCTTGTACTAAACAATTTAGATTTGAGAAATGGTGGCTTAATATTGAGGGGTTTGATCAGATGGTTGCCAAGTTTTGGCAAGCTCCCTGTCATCTCCAGAAATCCATTGACAGATGGAATTTCAAGATTAGAAATACTAGGAAAGACTTAAAAGGTTGGGCTGCTAATATTGAATCTGCTCAAAGGAAAAATAAACAAAGTTTGGTTGCTGAATATGATCTTCTTGATATTATTGCTGAAACACAGAGCTTATCACCTGTTTCTAAAAAAAGAATGAATGATATTTCTGTTGAACTCACCAAAATTTGGAGTAATGAAGAGATTAAGGCTAGGCAAAGGTCTAGAGAAAGATATATTTTGGAAGGGGATCGTAATACTGCCTACTTCCATTCTGTAACTAATCagaggagaaggaagaagcaaATCTGCCAGTTGCAAGGTGATGAGGGGATGGTAGAAGACAACAAAG GGTTTGTGGAGACGCTTGGCCTGCAGCTGTGCTCAGTGGAAGATTCTGCTGAAAGAAGAGGAAAAAGAAGGGCTGATGTCTATGCTGAGCAAGGTGGAGGAAGTGGCCAGGATGCCACCACTGCTATTGTGGCCGGAACCTAG
- the LOC124680263 gene encoding glutathione S-transferase U17-like → MSAEKQETAAEVRVLGRWPSPFVIRVLIALRLKGVEYEFMEEAIGNRSELLLASNPVHRKIPVLLHHGRAISESLIIVQYVDEVWASQGPAILPSDPHARAAERFWSQYVDDKFPTAIRVLRGKVAGDKDEAAAQVAAALEHLEEALVGCGRGKGYFGGDSLGYLDIALGSHVGWVRAVERMAQVCLLDAAKLPNLAAWTDRFCAHPAVADVMPDTDRFVEFSVNNDGVLKAAHTNSK, encoded by the exons ATGTCGGCGGAGAAAcaggagacggcggcggaggtGCGCGTGCTGGGCAGGTGGCCGAGCCCGTTCGTGATCCGGGTCCTGATAGCGTTGCGGCTCAAGGGCGTGGAGTACGAGTTCATGGAGGAGGCCATCGGCAACAGGAGCGAGCTGCTTCTGGCGTCCAACCCCGTGCACAGGAAGATCCCCGTGCTCCTGCACCACGGCAGGGCCATCTCCGAGTCCCTCATCATCGTCCAGTACGTCGACGAGGTCTGGGCCTCCCAGGGCCCGGCGATCCTCCCGTCCGACCCCCACGCACGGGCTGCCGAGCGGTTCTGGAGCCAGTACGTCGACGACAAG TTTCCAACGGCGATCCGGGTGCTGAGGGGGAAGGTGGCCGGAGACAAGGACGAAGCGGCGGCTCAGGTGGCCGCCGCTCTTGAGCACCTGGAAGAGGCCTTGGTCGGGTGCGGCCGAGGGAAGGGCTACTTCGGCGGCGACAGCCTCGGGTACCTGGACATCGCTCTGGGTTCCCACGTCGGGTGGGTCAGGGCGGTGGAGAGGATGGCACAGGTCTGCCTCCTCGACGCGGCCAAGCTTCCTAACCTGGCGGCGTGGACGGATCGGTTCTGCGCCCACCCGGCCGTGGCGGACGTGATGCCTGACACGGACAGGTTCGTGGAGTTCAGCGTCAACAACGACGGCGTTCTAAAGGCAGCTCATACAAATTCCAAGTGA